The genomic DNA CCTCGGCCTGGGGAATGGTCCGAGGAAATCCATCCAGCATAAATCCCTTCCTAGTTTCACCTTTCGTTATTCTTTCTTTAATTATTCCTATCACCACCTCGTCCGGGACCAACTCGCCTTTATCCATGAAGGATTTGGCCAGCTTTCCCAGGTCCGTACCTTCTTTGACCGATGCCCTGAGTATATCCCCCGTAGAAATGTGCTGAACGCCATACTGGCCGGATATACGTTGAGCCTGAGTTCCCTTTCCTGCTCCGGGAGGTCCAAAAAGTATCAACCTCATACATAACACTCCATAAAATCGTCATAGCTATTTAGCTGATCCATGATCCATTTAGATCTTTCATCCTGTATCCTGTACCGTGCATTCTGCATCCCGCTATATCCCAAACCTCCTAGGCCCTTTCATACCCCGCTTCTTTATGAAACCCTCGTAACTGTGGGTAATCAAGAAAGACTCTATCTGCTGGACCGTGTCCAGGGTGACCCCAACTACGATGAGAAGAGAGGTACCACCGAAAAAAAACGGAAGATTAAACGGCTTCGTTTGAAGAACCGACGGCAGCACGCATACCGCGGCCACATAGATAGCCCCGATGAAGGTTATCCTTCCCAGTATTTTGTCGATATATTCGGCGGTTTTTTTCCCCGGCCTTATCCCTGGAACAAAGCCTCCGTTTTTTCTCAGGTTCTCGGCCAGGTCATCCGGATTGTACACGACCGCGGTGTAAAAATAGGCGAAGAATATAATTAAGGCCGCATAAATAGCATTATATATGAACATATTTTGAAAGAAATAATCGCTTATATTCCGGAGCGTGGGGATATTGATGAAGGTAAGCACGGTGGCAGGGAATATCATCAACGAGGAGGCGAAAATGGGAGGAATAACCCCTGCCGTGTTCACCTTTAGCGGTAGATGCGAAGACTGTCCCCCGTATACCTTTCTCCCCACCACCCGCCTGGGGTATTGTACCGGGATCTTTCGGTAGGACCTCTCTACATACACAATGGCCCCTATGATCAAGGCCAGGAAACCAAAAAGCAGTATGACCCCAAATACGTTCATTTCCCCGGTTCCAACCAGCCTGAAGATATCCCATATACCAGACGGTATCCTAGCCATGATCGATGCGGCGATTATAAGGGATATACCGTTTCCTATTCCCCGCTCGGAGATCTGCTCACCTATCCACATGACAAAAAGACTGCCGGCGGTAAGTGTAATCACGGTGGTGATTCTGAATACCCATCCCGGGTCCTTCACAACCGAGGCGCCCAATCCGAGGCCTCCTTCGAGTGTAACCGCCAGCATGAAACCCTGAATGATACATATAAGTACCGTTCCATACCGGGAATACTGGTTTATCTTTCTTCTCCCAGCCTCACCCTCCTTTTGAATCGCTTCCAGGGTAGGAATGGCCTTCACCAGGAGGGACATGATGATAGACGAAGTTATGTACGGCATGACCCCCAGTGCAAACACTGAAGCCTGCTCCAGGGCGCCGCCGGAAAAAAGATTTAATATGTCGAATATAGTTCCCCTGGTTTGCTCAAAAATCCTGGATATCTGTTCCGGGTCTATACCCGGTGTAGGTACGAAGACGCCCAACCGGTAAACGATGAGCATCAAGGCGGTGAAGAGAATCCTTTTGTTTAATTCAGGAATCCTGGGAATTGCTGAGATATTTCTGCTCATAAAACCTCTGCTTGGCCCCCGCGCCCTTCGAGCTTTTTGACCGCTTCCCGGCTAAAGCTATTTGCTTTCACTTTTAGTGTCCTAGTTAGCTCCCCGTCTCCAAGAATCTTCACCGGTTTTTTCCCGCTTGCCAGGCCCGCTTTTTTCAGGACCTCCGGTGTTATAACATCCCCGTCGCTAAATTCGTTGAGGTCTCTCACATTTATCAGGTCATAGACGGTCTTCTTTGGGCTCTTGAACCCACGCTTTGGCGACCTTAGCTTGAGCGGCGTTTGTCCGCCTTCAAACCATGGGGAAACCATCCCCCCGGATCGGGAGCCTTGTCCCTTATGCCCGCGTCCGCTGGTTTTGCCATGGCAGCCCGGGCCCCTACCTACTCTTTTTCTCTCTTTTTTTGCACCAGACGGGGGTGTTAGTCTATTCAGCATTTCCATAACCTCTTGAACATTAATTCGACATATTAGCGTAATATCTAGGGAGGTCTAAATCTTTTACTTCCTTCCCCCTGACCTTTGCTACGTCCTCAGGCATTCTTAGAGAAGAAAGTCCGTTTATAGTGGCCAGCACCACATTCAAGGGGTTTGTCGAACCGAGCACCTTGGACAATATGTCCTGAATGCCGGCTAGCTCGACTACTGCCCTCACCGCACCTCCGGCAATAACCCCCGTACCGGGAGCAGCCGGCTTTAATATGACCCTGCTCGAACTGTGCTCACCCACGACCTCGTGGGGAATGGTGTTGTTACGCTTGGGAACCCTTATCAGGTTCTTCTTGGCTTTTTCTATTGCTTTTCTGATGGCATCCGGGACTTCATTTGATTTCCCCAAAGCGGTTCCGACGACACCGGCACCATTCCCGATTACCACCAGGGCAGTGAAATGAAACCTCTTGCCGCCTTTTGTTACTTTCGCCACCCTTCTGACGTGTACTATCTTCTCTTTTAAATCCAAACCAGTCGGATCAACTCTTTCCCTTTGCAATACCTCTTCTCCTTTAGATAAGAATCTAACTCAGCCTTTAAAATTCTAGTCCGGCCTCCCGGGCCCCCTCAGCCAGAGACTTAACCCGGCCGTGATAAGGGTATCCACCCCGGTCAAAACGTACCGTCTTTATACCTTTTGACAAAGAGAGCTCACCGATATATTTCCCCACGATTTTCGCCACTTCTATCTTCTTTTTGGGGTCCTGTTTTAATATCTCTCTAACCTTAGGGGTGTGCGAAGAAGCGGCAACCAGTGTTCGTTCCGCCACGTCGTCAATTACCTGAGCATAGATATGCTTCGAGGATTTAAACACGGTAAGCCTCGGCGTGCCAATGGAGGAGAATGCTTTTCTTTTAACCCTTAGATGCCTTATATCACGCCTTTCTTTCCTGCTTCTCTGCTTTATCATTTCTTAGCACCCGCCTTTCCCGGTTTGAGTTTGAGCATCTCACCGGTGTATCTTATACCCTTACCCTTGTAAGCATCCGGCGGTCTCAGTTCCCTTATCTTTGCCGCAGTGTTTCCCACCAGGTGCTTATCGATGCCCTGTATGATCACCCTTGTTCCCCTCTCCTCGACCGTAGCAGTCACACCCGGAGGCAGTGTAAATTCTACCGGGTTTGAATAACCAAGATTGAGTTTTAAGGCGCTCTTCCCGGAAAGCTCGGCCCGGTAGCCAACACCGACAATATCGAGCGAGCGGGAAAAGCCCTCGGTAACCCCCAAGACCATATTCGCGACCAAGGAGCGAACGAGGCCGTGAAGCGCCCGGTACTTTTTTTCATCGCTCTCCCTTTCCACATATAGTTCGTTGCCCTCTACCCTGGTTTTAATGCCTTCGGGCAGGTGTTGGGAGACCTTACCCTTCGGACCGGTAACCTCGATCAAACCGTTTTTAGCCTCTACCTTAACCCCACTGGAGAAATTTATTGGCTTTCTACCTATCCTAGACATAGCGATAACCTCACAGCACTGTGCATAAAAGCTCTCCACCAATCTTGAGACGCCGTGCCTCCGTCCCAGTCATAATGCCCCTTGAGGTGGAAACAATAGAAATTCCTAGGCCTCCTCGTACCCTGGGAAGTTCATTCTTGTTCACGTATACACGACAACCCGGTTTACTAACCCTCTTAACCTCTTTTATAACCGTTTCTCCATCGGGCGTGTAGAGAAGGTCGATCTTGATTATCTTTCTCGGCTCCTCTTCAAACACCTTGTAATCGGCTATGAACCCCTCTTCCTTAAGAATCCGGGCTATCTCTACCTTTATTCTTGAGGCCGGGACCTCTAGCGATTTATGGCGAGCTATAAGAGCGTTTCTTATTCTTGTAAGCATATCAGCAATAGGGTCGGTCATTTCATCTCCCTCTCTCGATTTCGGATTTTAGATTCCGGATTTCGGAATATTTTTATCCGCAATCCGCATCCCGCATTCCGAAATTGTACAAAATCACCAGCTTGCCTTCCTTACGCCGGGAATACTTCCGAAGCTGGCCTTATCCCTGAAGCATAACCGGCACATAGCGAACTTTCTTATGTACGACCTGGGCCTACCACAAAGCGGACAGCGGTTTCTTTTTCTAACTTTAAACTTTGGCTTTCTATTGGATTTCTCTAAAAGCGCCTTTCTGGTCATGAACACCCTCTCTAATTTTTTCTAAACGGCATACCCAGATTCGTCAAAAGCTCCCTGGCTTCTTCGTCGCTTTTGGCACTCGTTACTATAGTCACGTTCATACCCTTAACCTTTTCAATCTTGCCGTAATCGGCCTCCGGGAATATCAGGTGCTCTCTGATGCCCAGTGTGTAGTTTCCACGGCCGTCGAATGCATCCGCCGAAACACCCTTAAAATCTCTCACCCGGGGAAGCGCCAGATTGACCAGCCTATCCAGGAACTCGTACATGCGGTCTCCGCGTAGTGTGACCATGCAACCGATAGGAACCCCTTCTCTCAACTTAAAACCGGCTATAGATTTTCTGGCCCTGGTCACAACCGGCTTCTGTCCTACTATGGAAGACAACTCGTTGACAGCATCGTCTATTACTTTATTCTCCCTTCCCGCATCACTCAGCCTTCCGAGCCCCATATTCACCACGATCTTCTCCAGACGGGGAATCTGCATGGGGTTTTTATACCCAAACCGCTCTTTTAACTTTGGAGCCACCTTTTCTTTGTAAACCACTTTTAATCTTGGAGCCATCAGGTCTTAATTTCCTCGCCGCTTTTTTTGCTATATCTTACCTTTTCCTTCGTGGGGAGCACCTTATACCCCACCCTGACCGGGCGCTTTACCGTAGGGTCGTACGGCATCAGATTGGATAGATGAATAGGGGCTTCCTTCTCGATTATTCCACCGGTCGGATTTTTTTGAGAAGGACGGCTATGACGCTTTACCATGTTCAGCTTCTCCACCAAGGCCTTGTTCTTATCCCTCAAAACCCTTATCACCTTTCCGGTCTTCCCCTTGTCCTTACCGGCTATTACATAAACCGTGTCACCGGTCCTGATATGAAATTTTCTTCTTCCCAATCCCTTTTTTTTATTATCCCTGACCATAGAAACCAAATTAAACAACCTCCGGTGCCAGTGAGATTATTTTCATAAAGCCCTGAAGACGGAGCTCCCTGGCTATGGGGCCAAATACACGCGTTCCCATGGGCTCATTTTCCTTGGTTATGAGCACCGCCGCATTATTATCGAACCGGACATAGGAGCCGTCAGCACGCCTCTGTTCCTTTCTGGTGCGAACTATGACCGCCCGATGGACATCCCCTTTCTCCACCTTAGAATTGGGGAGTGCCTCCTTGACCGAAACCACGACGATATCACCCAGCCGGGCGTATTTCCGGTTAGAACCGCCCATTACCCTTATGCAGAAAAGCTTTTTCGCCCCGGTGTTGTCTGCAGATTCGAGAACCGTAGTAGGTTGAATCACTCCGTATTTCCTCCTTGCTCGGATAATTCCTCTATAACCTCGCCTTCGATAACAGTGGCATGCTCAAGAACCTTGCTTACCCTCCATCTCTTCGTCTTACTTAGAGGTCTTGTACCGATTATAAGAACCTTATCCCCCACTTTGCACTCCCCCTTTTCATCGTGAGCCTTGAACCGGGAGGTTGCCTTTATCGGCTTGAGGTAACTGGAATGTTTTTTAATTCTAGTCACATCCACAACCACCGTTTTATCCATCTTATCGCTAGTAACTACACCCACTAGCTTCTTAACCTTTCCTCTGGCCATAGGTCTTATTTTCTCCTTATTCCCAGTTCTCTCTCTCTTTTGAGGGTTAATACCCTGGCCAGGTCCTTCCTCAGTTTCCTTACCCTGGCCACATTTGTGGTCTGGTTGGTGGCAATTTGCACCCGGAGGTTGAAAAGCTCCTCCTTTGTATCCCTTTCCTTTTTCATCAACTCCTCGTCGCTAAGCTCTCTTATCTCACCTGGCTTCATGTGGTCAGAACCCCCTCTTCCCGGGCCACTACGCGCGTCTTCACCGGAAGTTTATGAGAGGCGAGCCGGAGCGCTTCCCTGGATACATCCTTGGGAAGGCCGCTTATCTCGTAGAGCATGGTGCCCCGATATATCGGCGCTACATACCCGGCAACATCTCCTTTTCCTTTTCCCATCCTGGTCTCCGCGGGTTTCTTGGTTATAGGCTTATCCGGAAATATCCTCACCCATAGCTTGGCGCCCCGTCTCACGTGACGGGTTATGGCCACTCGAGCCGCCTCAATCTGTTGAGAGGTCAGCTTGCCGCATTCTAGCGATTGAAGCCCGAACTCCCCGAAGGCCAAGGTTGCCCCCCTTGTCGCCTTTCCCCTTATTCTTCCCTTATGTTGCTTTCTATACTTTGTCCTAGCCGGCTGAAGCATTTTTTATTTCCCGCCTTGTTAAATCAACTTGTATGTCTTGCCTTTCTTTCCAAAACCTCGCCCTTGAATATCCATACCTTTACACCTATGACTCCATAGGTTGTTTTTGCCTCGGCCAATCCGTAATCTATGTCTGCCCGGAGAGTAGTAAGAGGGACTCGTCCCTCCCGGTACCACTCTTTTCTGGCTATCTCCGCTCCGCCCAACCTACCAGCCACCATAACTTTTATACCAATTGCCCCAAGCCTGAGAGCAGAAGCCATCGCCCTCTTCATGGCCCGTCTATATGCAACCCTCCTGGAAAGTTGAAGGGCTACATTCTCCGCCACAAGCTGGGCATCCACCTCCGGACGTTTTACTTCACGGATATCCAGATAAACATCCTTACCGGTCATTTCGTGGAGGCTTCGCCTTAAAGATTCGATCTCCTGTCCCTTTCTGCCGATTATCATGCCCGGCCGTGCCGCATATATCACCACCCTTACCCTCTCTGATGCGGCCCTTTCCAACTCAATCTTGGAAATACCAGCCTGATAAAACTCCTTCTTGATGATGGACCTGATCTTTATGTCCTCGTGAAGAAGCTCGGTGTATTTTTGCTTCTCGGCATACCACTTTGAATCCCAACTTTTGGTGATCCCGATCCTGAGCCCTATAGGGCAAACCTTTTGTCCCAAGTTATAACCCCCTTTCTTCAAGCACTATCGTGAGGTGACTCATCCTTCTCTTCCTGGAATAAGCCCTTCCCATCGCTCTTGGCCTAATCCTCTTGAGCACCGGGCCTGGGGAAGCGTAAGCCTCCTTTACGTACAAGGTCTCGGTACTGGTATGCCCTTTCTCGGCGGCATTAGCCACGGCGGACTTAAGGAGCTTGGCCACGATTGGCGCCGGCCTTCTCTTAAC from Thermodesulfobacteriota bacterium includes the following:
- the secY gene encoding preprotein translocase subunit SecY, whose product is MSRNISAIPRIPELNKRILFTALMLIVYRLGVFVPTPGIDPEQISRIFEQTRGTIFDILNLFSGGALEQASVFALGVMPYITSSIIMSLLVKAIPTLEAIQKEGEAGRRKINQYSRYGTVLICIIQGFMLAVTLEGGLGLGASVVKDPGWVFRITTVITLTAGSLFVMWIGEQISERGIGNGISLIIAASIMARIPSGIWDIFRLVGTGEMNVFGVILLFGFLALIIGAIVYVERSYRKIPVQYPRRVVGRKVYGGQSSHLPLKVNTAGVIPPIFASSLMIFPATVLTFINIPTLRNISDYFFQNMFIYNAIYAALIIFFAYFYTAVVYNPDDLAENLRKNGGFVPGIRPGKKTAEYIDKILGRITFIGAIYVAAVCVLPSVLQTKPFNLPFFFGGTSLLIVVGVTLDTVQQIESFLITHSYEGFIKKRGMKGPRRFGI
- the rplO gene encoding 50S ribosomal protein L15; this encodes MEMLNRLTPPSGAKKERKRVGRGPGCHGKTSGRGHKGQGSRSGGMVSPWFEGGQTPLKLRSPKRGFKSPKKTVYDLINVRDLNEFSDGDVITPEVLKKAGLASGKKPVKILGDGELTRTLKVKANSFSREAVKKLEGRGGQAEVL
- the rpsE gene encoding 30S ribosomal protein S5; translation: MQRERVDPTGLDLKEKIVHVRRVAKVTKGGKRFHFTALVVIGNGAGVVGTALGKSNEVPDAIRKAIEKAKKNLIRVPKRNNTIPHEVVGEHSSSRVILKPAAPGTGVIAGGAVRAVVELAGIQDILSKVLGSTNPLNVVLATINGLSSLRMPEDVAKVRGKEVKDLDLPRYYANMSN
- the rplR gene encoding 50S ribosomal protein L18 — translated: MIKQRSRKERRDIRHLRVKRKAFSSIGTPRLTVFKSSKHIYAQVIDDVAERTLVAASSHTPKVREILKQDPKKKIEVAKIVGKYIGELSLSKGIKTVRFDRGGYPYHGRVKSLAEGAREAGLEF
- the rplF gene encoding 50S ribosomal protein L6, whose product is MSRIGRKPINFSSGVKVEAKNGLIEVTGPKGKVSQHLPEGIKTRVEGNELYVERESDEKKYRALHGLVRSLVANMVLGVTEGFSRSLDIVGVGYRAELSGKSALKLNLGYSNPVEFTLPPGVTATVEERGTRVIIQGIDKHLVGNTAAKIRELRPPDAYKGKGIRYTGEMLKLKPGKAGAKK
- the rpsH gene encoding 30S ribosomal protein S8, which encodes MTDPIADMLTRIRNALIARHKSLEVPASRIKVEIARILKEEGFIADYKVFEEEPRKIIKIDLLYTPDGETVIKEVKRVSKPGCRVYVNKNELPRVRGGLGISIVSTSRGIMTGTEARRLKIGGELLCTVL
- a CDS encoding type Z 30S ribosomal protein S14, whose amino-acid sequence is MTRKALLEKSNRKPKFKVRKRNRCPLCGRPRSYIRKFAMCRLCFRDKASFGSIPGVRKASW
- the rplE gene encoding 50S ribosomal protein L5, with the translated sequence MAPRLKVVYKEKVAPKLKERFGYKNPMQIPRLEKIVVNMGLGRLSDAGRENKVIDDAVNELSSIVGQKPVVTRARKSIAGFKLREGVPIGCMVTLRGDRMYEFLDRLVNLALPRVRDFKGVSADAFDGRGNYTLGIREHLIFPEADYGKIEKVKGMNVTIVTSAKSDEEARELLTNLGMPFRKN
- the rplX gene encoding 50S ribosomal protein L24, coding for MVRDNKKKGLGRRKFHIRTGDTVYVIAGKDKGKTGKVIRVLRDKNKALVEKLNMVKRHSRPSQKNPTGGIIEKEAPIHLSNLMPYDPTVKRPVRVGYKVLPTKEKVRYSKKSGEEIKT
- the rplN gene encoding 50S ribosomal protein L14, with translation MIQPTTVLESADNTGAKKLFCIRVMGGSNRKYARLGDIVVVSVKEALPNSKVEKGDVHRAVIVRTRKEQRRADGSYVRFDNNAAVLITKENEPMGTRVFGPIARELRLQGFMKIISLAPEVV
- the rpsQ gene encoding 30S ribosomal protein S17 codes for the protein MARGKVKKLVGVVTSDKMDKTVVVDVTRIKKHSSYLKPIKATSRFKAHDEKGECKVGDKVLIIGTRPLSKTKRWRVSKVLEHATVIEGEVIEELSEQGGNTE
- the rpmC gene encoding 50S ribosomal protein L29, which gives rise to MKPGEIRELSDEELMKKERDTKEELFNLRVQIATNQTTNVARVRKLRKDLARVLTLKRERELGIRRK
- the rplP gene encoding 50S ribosomal protein L16; protein product: MLQPARTKYRKQHKGRIRGKATRGATLAFGEFGLQSLECGKLTSQQIEAARVAITRHVRRGAKLWVRIFPDKPITKKPAETRMGKGKGDVAGYVAPIYRGTMLYEISGLPKDVSREALRLASHKLPVKTRVVAREEGVLTT
- the rpsC gene encoding 30S ribosomal protein S3, with protein sequence MGQKVCPIGLRIGITKSWDSKWYAEKQKYTELLHEDIKIRSIIKKEFYQAGISKIELERAASERVRVVIYAARPGMIIGRKGQEIESLRRSLHEMTGKDVYLDIREVKRPEVDAQLVAENVALQLSRRVAYRRAMKRAMASALRLGAIGIKVMVAGRLGGAEIARKEWYREGRVPLTTLRADIDYGLAEAKTTYGVIGVKVWIFKGEVLERKARHTS
- the rplV gene encoding 50S ribosomal protein L22; the encoded protein is MVSRAVHKYARTSPKKARVILDLIRGNGVEEAFSVLGSVKRRPAPIVAKLLKSAVANAAEKGHTSTETLYVKEAYASPGPVLKRIRPRAMGRAYSRKRRMSHLTIVLEERGL